A single Crateriforma conspicua DNA region contains:
- a CDS encoding winged helix-turn-helix domain-containing protein: MKKTDVKIGGEYYAKVTNKKVVVRIDAENSSGGWDATNLSTNKKVRVKTAGRLQGPARTTASDGEPTQRVKKRVAKKTSESPATEKKLSCVKAAIKVLEESSEPLNTQEMIAAMTDAGYWTSPGGKTPHATLYSAILRDLGKGNESRFVKTERGRFTVRS; encoded by the coding sequence ATGAAAAAGACAGACGTAAAGATCGGCGGCGAGTACTACGCCAAGGTCACGAACAAGAAGGTTGTTGTGCGGATCGACGCGGAGAACTCCTCTGGCGGTTGGGACGCGACGAACCTTTCGACGAACAAGAAGGTCCGTGTCAAAACGGCGGGCCGATTGCAAGGTCCTGCGCGAACCACGGCGTCGGATGGGGAACCCACCCAGCGTGTGAAGAAACGCGTTGCCAAGAAGACGTCCGAGTCGCCGGCCACCGAGAAAAAGCTTTCCTGCGTGAAAGCGGCGATCAAGGTCTTGGAAGAAAGTTCGGAGCCGCTGAACACGCAGGAGATGATTGCGGCGATGACGGACGCTGGGTACTGGACCAGCCCCGGCGGCAAGACTCCGCACGCGACGCTGTACTCGGCGATCCTCCGGGACCTTGGCAAAGGCAATGAGAGCCGATTCGTTAAAACCGAGCGCGGCCGCTTCACGGTTCGCAGCTAG
- a CDS encoding DUF4314 domain-containing protein: MNGNTNFKAGDRVRLVSMTDDPDPIPAGTIGTVVGVYPQRDWTQLDVDWTGGRSLMLSIPPDVVERIELPAADKP; encoded by the coding sequence ATGAACGGCAACACAAACTTCAAGGCGGGCGACCGGGTCCGCCTGGTTTCGATGACCGACGACCCCGACCCGATTCCCGCCGGCACCATCGGAACGGTTGTCGGTGTTTATCCACAACGCGATTGGACGCAACTTGATGTTGATTGGACGGGCGGCCGGTCGCTGATGCTTTCCATTCCACCGGATGTCGTCGAGCGAATTGAACTGCCGGCGGCCGACAAGCCATAA
- a CDS encoding DNA modification methylase encodes MQVEMWSLDRIKPYENNPRINDDAVRPVIQSINEFGFRQPIVVDPDGVIIVGHTRFKAAQKLNLTEVPVHVARDLEPEAVKAYRIADNRTGENAEWDFDLLPIELGELQHVGFDCELLGFDSDELAKLLDPGVKEGQTDPDDVPEPPDEAVTQRGDIWILGDHRLMCGDSTSVEDLDTLLAGAKIHLCNTDPPYNVRVEPRSKNAIAAGNSSFEAGKGKSKEGPRKMRAKDRPLENDFVSDEEFDRLLKAWFSNITRALEPGRSFYIWGGFSNIANYPPVLAATGLYFSQAIIWDKQHPVMTRKDFMGAHEWAFYGWKEGAGHKFFGPNNATDLWHVKKIPPQKLEHLTGKPAELAVMAMQYSSRKGENVLDLFGGSGSTLIGAEQTGRNAFLMELDPPYCDVIVDRYQRFTGKVAVLERTGESPIPVGVREENMR; translated from the coding sequence ATGCAGGTCGAAATGTGGTCGCTTGATCGAATCAAGCCGTACGAGAACAACCCACGTATTAACGATGATGCGGTCCGACCGGTCATCCAGTCCATCAACGAATTTGGCTTCCGGCAACCGATCGTCGTCGATCCCGATGGCGTCATCATCGTCGGGCACACGCGGTTCAAAGCCGCGCAAAAATTGAACCTTACCGAAGTCCCGGTTCACGTCGCCCGTGACCTCGAACCCGAAGCGGTCAAGGCGTACCGCATCGCAGACAACCGCACCGGCGAGAACGCGGAATGGGACTTTGACCTGCTGCCGATCGAACTCGGTGAACTGCAGCACGTTGGCTTTGACTGCGAGTTACTCGGTTTCGACAGCGATGAACTTGCCAAACTGCTCGATCCCGGCGTGAAGGAAGGGCAAACTGATCCCGACGACGTTCCCGAACCGCCCGACGAGGCGGTGACGCAGCGAGGCGACATCTGGATTCTCGGTGACCATCGATTGATGTGTGGCGACTCCACCAGCGTCGAAGACCTCGATACCCTGTTGGCGGGTGCGAAGATTCATCTTTGTAATACAGATCCCCCGTATAATGTTCGCGTTGAGCCTCGCAGCAAGAACGCGATCGCGGCCGGCAATAGCTCGTTCGAGGCTGGCAAGGGTAAGTCAAAAGAAGGCCCGAGAAAGATGCGGGCCAAGGACCGACCGCTGGAGAACGACTTCGTCTCCGACGAAGAGTTCGACCGTCTGTTGAAAGCATGGTTCAGCAACATCACTCGCGCGCTCGAACCGGGTCGGTCATTTTATATTTGGGGAGGCTTCTCCAACATCGCAAACTATCCACCGGTCCTCGCTGCCACCGGGCTGTATTTCTCGCAAGCCATCATCTGGGACAAACAGCACCCGGTGATGACTCGCAAGGATTTCATGGGAGCTCACGAATGGGCCTTCTACGGATGGAAAGAGGGCGCCGGCCACAAGTTCTTCGGCCCGAATAATGCGACCGATCTTTGGCACGTCAAGAAGATCCCACCACAAAAGCTCGAACACCTCACCGGAAAGCCCGCCGAGTTGGCGGTGATGGCGATGCAGTACTCGTCACGCAAAGGCGAGAACGTGCTCGATCTGTTCGGCGGCAGCGGTTCGACCTTGATTGGGGCGGAGCAAACCGGACGCAACGCCTTCTTGATGGAACTCGACCCACCGTATTGCGACGTCATCGTCGATCGCTACCAGCGTTTCACCGGCAAGGTCGCCGTGCTCGAACGGACCGGGGAGTCACCGATCCCCGTCGGCGTCCGCGAGGAAAACATGCGATGA
- a CDS encoding MBL fold metallo-hydrolase, producing MLKIIHANFGWLHSPPLPPASCHGLILRQADRIVLVDSGIGMLDIEQPVPRIGRAAIDAAGFQFIPECTALCQIESLGLSQTSVTDIVLTHGDHDHAGGLADFPQAKVHVSSEELAEIERGSPRYSAEQFSHSPMWDSYSEADGDWFGLPSRRLELAIDAAVHLIWLPGHTIGHCGVAVETSSTKLLYVGDAYYLREELNDRNHPIGELATIRAEDNVARLESLDRLRKFSNDHSQSVEFFGYHDVTELPAKIPRIESFKGI from the coding sequence ATGCTGAAAATCATCCACGCCAATTTCGGTTGGCTTCATTCACCGCCACTTCCGCCAGCGTCCTGCCACGGATTGATCCTTCGACAAGCTGATCGGATTGTCCTCGTCGATTCGGGAATCGGAATGCTGGACATTGAGCAACCTGTCCCTCGCATTGGACGAGCAGCGATCGACGCGGCCGGTTTTCAGTTCATCCCCGAATGCACGGCACTTTGCCAAATCGAGAGCCTTGGACTTTCGCAAACCTCTGTCACCGACATCGTGTTGACTCACGGTGATCACGATCATGCAGGCGGTCTAGCCGACTTCCCCCAAGCAAAGGTGCATGTGTCGTCCGAGGAGTTAGCCGAGATTGAACGTGGTAGCCCTCGGTACAGTGCCGAGCAATTCTCGCATAGCCCGATGTGGGATAGCTACTCCGAAGCTGATGGGGATTGGTTCGGTCTACCGTCGAGGCGTCTCGAGTTAGCGATAGACGCCGCTGTCCACCTCATTTGGCTTCCGGGACACACGATCGGTCATTGCGGCGTAGCCGTCGAAACGTCCTCAACGAAGCTATTGTACGTTGGCGATGCCTACTATTTGCGTGAAGAACTGAACGATCGCAATCACCCAATCGGCGAACTCGCAACCATTCGCGCCGAAGACAATGTGGCCAGGCTGGAGTCACTCGATCGACTCAGGAAGTTCTCCAATGACCATTCACAGTCCGTTGAATTCTTCGGATACCACGACGTGACCGAGTTGCCCGCGAAAATCCCACGAATCGAGAGTTTCAAAGGAATATAG
- a CDS encoding YdeI/OmpD-associated family protein, which yields MDITETIKPANRKEWRGWLQENQKTKTEIWLLLDKRPNVPAVEYLDAVEEAICFGWIDGIAKKHSEFEKAQRLTPRRKRSNWTELNKERARRLIRLGLMTDAGQATLPDLSINFWVAEDIVAALKAKPDAWEHFESFPDLYKRVRIGYVEEMRKQPAEFDKRLRNFITKTAAGKMFGNWNDGGRLADEG from the coding sequence ATGGACATCACCGAAACGATCAAACCGGCCAACCGGAAGGAATGGCGAGGCTGGCTGCAGGAAAACCAAAAGACAAAGACCGAGATTTGGCTTTTACTCGACAAGCGACCCAATGTGCCAGCGGTCGAGTATCTCGACGCGGTCGAGGAAGCCATCTGTTTCGGTTGGATCGACGGCATCGCCAAGAAGCATTCCGAGTTCGAGAAGGCTCAACGTCTGACGCCGCGTCGCAAACGCAGCAACTGGACCGAGTTGAATAAGGAACGTGCTCGCCGGTTGATTCGTCTCGGTTTGATGACCGACGCCGGCCAAGCGACGTTGCCCGACCTGTCAATCAACTTCTGGGTCGCCGAAGACATCGTCGCCGCACTCAAGGCCAAACCCGACGCATGGGAACACTTCGAGTCGTTTCCGGATCTCTACAAACGCGTTCGCATCGGCTACGTCGAAGAGATGCGAAAGCAACCTGCCGAGTTCGACAAACGACTCCGCAACTTCATCACCAAGACCGCCGCCGGCAAGATGTTCGGCAACTGGAACGATGGGGGAAGGTTAGCTGACGAAGGTTGA
- a CDS encoding GNAT family N-acetyltransferase, with product MIRDFKANDKAGVMELSSAVGLFEARELSELANTVDQHFAAGDVSTDKWFVDDEDGIAGVAYAMPERMTEGTWNLLYIAIDPAKQRCGRGGKLLSFVERALAKQSARVLLVETAGLDDFEYVRSFYRSHGYREEARISDFYIDGMDKVVYWKRLD from the coding sequence ATGATTCGTGACTTCAAAGCCAACGACAAAGCAGGCGTGATGGAGCTTTCTTCGGCGGTTGGCCTGTTCGAGGCGCGAGAGTTGTCGGAACTGGCAAATACCGTCGATCAACACTTTGCCGCTGGGGATGTATCTACCGACAAATGGTTCGTCGACGACGAGGACGGTATCGCTGGTGTTGCCTACGCGATGCCAGAGCGAATGACCGAAGGCACATGGAATCTGCTCTACATTGCCATTGATCCAGCCAAGCAGAGGTGTGGTCGCGGCGGTAAGTTGCTCAGCTTCGTCGAGCGAGCGTTAGCGAAGCAATCCGCACGCGTGTTGCTAGTGGAAACGGCCGGGCTCGACGACTTTGAATACGTTCGGTCGTTCTACAGATCCCATGGCTATCGCGAAGAAGCTCGTATCAGCGACTTCTACATCGACGGCATGGACAAAGTGGTTTATTGGAAACGGCTCGATTGA
- a CDS encoding bifunctional DNA primase/polymerase, whose product MSQPIPIDVRSHVANYRDRGWYCVPLKPNSKSPSRRDWTSLRLQPEVFPEGCNIGLILGEPSGWLVDVDLDCPEAIELADQYLPPTPAVTGRPSSPRSHRWYVATGATTDKHTDPTDGSMIVELRSTGGQTVVGPSIHPDGEPYDVLDADPATVPAPMLAACVKALADAVIIKRGVPVAKPIPAALSEPTADVEQRAIAYLTAMPGAVSGSSGHSKTFAAATALVHGFGIAPNRALAILQSEYNPRCSPPWSDRELQHKINQAATKSHDRPYGWLRDEQLTSPPANDVDLSAFTKSSNIIDDDDDEPDSSDKPNIPDPGVLPDHLLRIPGFIAEVMDHCLDTAPYPNPVMAFCGALSLQATLAGRRVRDPGDNRTNLYLLGLAHSAAGKDWPRKLNVRILQQVGMASCVGERFASGEGIQDGLNLTPSMLFQTDEIDGLLQSINKSKDARFEQIMSTLLTMYSSANSVYPMRRKAGKEDPGVINQPSLVIFGTAIPNHYYEALSERMLTNGLFARMLIFECGRRGKGQEPKIRDVPDSIIETAAWWENFRPGAGNLVDWNPTPAIVPHDKDAKRLLADARVSAEEQYDKAEEANDPVGTTVWGRVSEQTRKLALLYAVSRNCRDPVIDADACRWAIRVVEHQTRRMLFMASDHVARNDFDAMAKEVVRLLKKWKEKRGDKPMPEWELARRLPWKPSEQKEVIELLGTQRLVVREQRRSKTRCGFVYRLLENG is encoded by the coding sequence ATGTCCCAGCCAATCCCAATCGACGTTCGATCGCACGTCGCGAACTACCGCGATCGTGGCTGGTACTGCGTGCCGCTCAAACCAAACTCCAAGTCACCATCGCGACGGGACTGGACATCGCTGCGTTTGCAGCCTGAGGTCTTTCCCGAAGGTTGCAATATTGGACTGATCCTCGGCGAGCCGTCCGGTTGGCTAGTCGACGTGGATCTCGATTGTCCCGAAGCGATCGAACTAGCCGATCAATATCTGCCGCCAACGCCAGCGGTTACCGGCCGGCCGTCCTCACCGCGCTCGCATCGTTGGTACGTCGCAACTGGTGCAACCACAGACAAACACACCGATCCGACCGACGGTTCGATGATCGTTGAGCTGCGATCCACTGGTGGTCAAACCGTGGTCGGCCCAAGCATCCATCCAGACGGCGAACCCTATGACGTGCTCGACGCCGATCCAGCAACCGTCCCCGCCCCCATGCTGGCCGCGTGCGTGAAAGCTCTCGCCGATGCCGTCATCATCAAACGGGGCGTTCCAGTTGCCAAGCCAATACCGGCCGCGCTTTCGGAACCAACCGCCGACGTTGAACAACGAGCCATCGCATACCTCACCGCCATGCCAGGTGCGGTCTCCGGCAGCAGCGGTCACTCGAAAACCTTCGCCGCCGCGACCGCATTGGTTCACGGCTTCGGCATTGCACCTAATCGCGCCCTCGCGATCTTGCAAAGCGAATACAACCCGCGGTGTTCGCCGCCGTGGTCCGATCGTGAGTTGCAGCACAAGATCAACCAAGCGGCAACCAAATCTCACGATCGTCCCTACGGCTGGTTGCGCGACGAACAATTGACATCGCCACCGGCGAATGACGTTGATCTGTCGGCTTTCACAAAGTCATCAAATATCATTGACGATGACGACGATGAACCGGATTCGAGTGACAAACCCAACATTCCCGACCCCGGAGTGCTGCCAGATCACTTACTCCGTATCCCCGGATTCATCGCCGAGGTCATGGACCATTGCCTCGACACGGCTCCGTATCCCAACCCTGTCATGGCGTTCTGCGGAGCGTTGTCGCTGCAAGCCACACTCGCCGGCCGCCGCGTACGTGATCCCGGCGACAACCGGACGAATCTGTATCTGCTCGGTTTGGCTCACTCGGCCGCTGGCAAGGATTGGCCGCGGAAGTTGAACGTCCGCATCCTGCAGCAAGTTGGCATGGCAAGCTGCGTCGGAGAACGATTCGCGTCCGGTGAAGGGATTCAAGACGGTTTGAACCTAACCCCGTCGATGCTGTTTCAGACCGACGAGATCGACGGACTGTTGCAATCGATCAACAAATCCAAGGACGCTCGCTTCGAGCAGATCATGTCGACGTTGCTGACGATGTACTCATCTGCCAACAGCGTCTATCCCATGCGTCGTAAAGCCGGCAAAGAAGACCCCGGCGTCATCAATCAACCGTCACTGGTCATCTTTGGCACGGCGATCCCGAACCACTATTACGAAGCGTTGTCCGAGCGGATGTTAACCAACGGATTATTCGCTCGAATGTTGATCTTCGAATGTGGCCGTCGCGGAAAGGGCCAAGAACCCAAGATCCGTGATGTCCCGGATTCGATCATCGAGACGGCCGCGTGGTGGGAGAATTTCCGCCCCGGTGCCGGCAATCTTGTTGATTGGAACCCCACGCCGGCAATCGTCCCTCATGACAAGGATGCCAAGCGGTTGCTCGCCGACGCTCGCGTCAGCGCCGAGGAACAGTACGACAAAGCCGAGGAAGCGAACGATCCGGTCGGAACGACGGTGTGGGGACGGGTGAGCGAACAGACCCGAAAGCTCGCCCTTCTCTACGCCGTTAGTCGCAACTGCCGTGATCCGGTCATCGATGCTGACGCTTGTCGCTGGGCCATCCGCGTGGTCGAGCATCAAACGCGGCGGATGCTGTTCATGGCCAGCGACCACGTTGCCCGTAACGACTTCGACGCGATGGCCAAGGAGGTCGTCCGGCTGCTGAAGAAGTGGAAAGAGAAACGCGGCGACAAACCAATGCCCGAATGGGAACTCGCCCGCAGATTGCCGTGGAAACCCAGCGAACAAAAGGAGGTGATCGAATTGCTGGGCACGCAGCGTTTGGTTGTTCGTGAGCAGCGACGGTCCAAGACCCGATGCGGCTTTGTCTACCGGCTGCTCGAAAACGGATGA